One genomic region from Eptesicus fuscus isolate TK198812 chromosome 4, DD_ASM_mEF_20220401, whole genome shotgun sequence encodes:
- the ZCCHC9 gene encoding zinc finger CCHC domain-containing protein 9 isoform X3 yields MTRWARVTTTHNKRPLPATSWEDMKKGSLEEKSQSLPKSKQLEANRLCLKNGAHQAKHKKNKKKKEYLNEDVNGFMDYLRQNSQMVHNGEMITTDSREVREEIAVALKKDSRREGRRLKRQAAKKNAMVCFHCRKPGHGIADCPAALENQDMGTGICYRCGSTEHEITKCKAKVDPALDRMVTVGRWAKGMSADYEEILDVPKPQKPKTKIPKVVNF; encoded by the exons ATGACCAGATGGGCAAGAGTCACTACCACACATAACAAAAGACCCTTGCCTGCAACATCATGGGAGGATATGAAGAAGGGGTCCCTTGAGGAAAAAAGCCAAAGCCTACCAAAGAGTAAACAACTTGAAGCCAATAGGCTGTGCCTTAAAAATGGTGCACACCaagcaaaacacaaaaagaacaaaaagaaaaaggagtacTTAAATGAAGATGTGAATGGATTCATGGACTACCTAAGGCAAAACTCACAGATGGTTCACAATGGGGAAATGATAACAACAGACAGTCGGGAAGTACGGGAAGAAATTGCAGTTGCTTTAAAGAAAGATAGTCGCAGAGAAGGAAGACGGTTAAAAAGACAAGCAGCAAAGAAAAATGCAATG GTATGTTTTCATTGTAGAAAACCTGGCCATGGGATTGCAGATTGCCCGGCCGCCCTTGAGAATCAAGATATGGGCACTGGAATATGTTATCGGTGTGGATCTACAGAGCATGAAATAACTAAGTGCAAGGCTAAAGTAGATCCAGCTCTtg ATCGAATGGTTACAGTTGGTCGCTGGGCAAAGGGGATGAGTGCAGActatgaagaaattttggatgtGCCTAAACCACAGAAACCCAAAACGAAGATACCTAAAGTTGTTAATTTTTGA
- the ZCCHC9 gene encoding zinc finger CCHC domain-containing protein 9 isoform X2, whose amino-acid sequence MTRWARVTTTHNKRPLPATSWEDMKKGSLEEKSQSLPKSKQLEANRLCLKNGAHQAKHKKNKKKKEYLNEDVNGFMDYLRQNSQMVHNGEMITTDSREVREEIAVALKKDSRREGRRLKRQAAKKNAMVCFHCRKPGHGIADCPAALENQDMGTGICYRCGSTEHEITKCKAKVDPALGGCCRLCGSVGHFKKDCPQSQNSDRMVTVGRWAKGMSADYEEILDVPKPQKPKTKIPKVVNF is encoded by the exons ATGACCAGATGGGCAAGAGTCACTACCACACATAACAAAAGACCCTTGCCTGCAACATCATGGGAGGATATGAAGAAGGGGTCCCTTGAGGAAAAAAGCCAAAGCCTACCAAAGAGTAAACAACTTGAAGCCAATAGGCTGTGCCTTAAAAATGGTGCACACCaagcaaaacacaaaaagaacaaaaagaaaaaggagtacTTAAATGAAGATGTGAATGGATTCATGGACTACCTAAGGCAAAACTCACAGATGGTTCACAATGGGGAAATGATAACAACAGACAGTCGGGAAGTACGGGAAGAAATTGCAGTTGCTTTAAAGAAAGATAGTCGCAGAGAAGGAAGACGGTTAAAAAGACAAGCAGCAAAGAAAAATGCAATG GTATGTTTTCATTGTAGAAAACCTGGCCATGGGATTGCAGATTGCCCGGCCGCCCTTGAGAATCAAGATATGGGCACTGGAATATGTTATCGGTGTGGATCTACAGAGCATGAAATAACTAAGTGCAAGGCTAAAGTAGATCCAGCTCTtg GTGGCTGCTGCAGACTTTGTGGCTCTGTGGGACATTTTAAGAAGGATTGTCCTCAAAGTCAGAATTCAG ATCGAATGGTTACAGTTGGTCGCTGGGCAAAGGGGATGAGTGCAGActatgaagaaattttggatgtGCCTAAACCACAGAAACCCAAAACGAAGATACCTAAAGTTGTTAATTTTTGA
- the ZCCHC9 gene encoding zinc finger CCHC domain-containing protein 9 isoform X1, which yields MTRWARVTTTHNKRPLPATSWEDMKKGSLEEKSQSLPKSKQLEANRLCLKNGAHQAKHKKNKKKKEYLNEDVNGFMDYLRQNSQMVHNGEMITTDSREVREEIAVALKKDSRREGRRLKRQAAKKNAMVCFHCRKPGHGIADCPAALENQDMGTGICYRCGSTEHEITKCKAKVDPALGEFPFAKCFVCGEMGHLSRSCPDNPKGVYADGGCCRLCGSVGHFKKDCPQSQNSDRMVTVGRWAKGMSADYEEILDVPKPQKPKTKIPKVVNF from the exons ATGACCAGATGGGCAAGAGTCACTACCACACATAACAAAAGACCCTTGCCTGCAACATCATGGGAGGATATGAAGAAGGGGTCCCTTGAGGAAAAAAGCCAAAGCCTACCAAAGAGTAAACAACTTGAAGCCAATAGGCTGTGCCTTAAAAATGGTGCACACCaagcaaaacacaaaaagaacaaaaagaaaaaggagtacTTAAATGAAGATGTGAATGGATTCATGGACTACCTAAGGCAAAACTCACAGATGGTTCACAATGGGGAAATGATAACAACAGACAGTCGGGAAGTACGGGAAGAAATTGCAGTTGCTTTAAAGAAAGATAGTCGCAGAGAAGGAAGACGGTTAAAAAGACAAGCAGCAAAGAAAAATGCAATG GTATGTTTTCATTGTAGAAAACCTGGCCATGGGATTGCAGATTGCCCGGCCGCCCTTGAGAATCAAGATATGGGCACTGGAATATGTTATCGGTGTGGATCTACAGAGCATGAAATAACTAAGTGCAAGGCTAAAGTAGATCCAGCTCTtg GTGAATTTCCTTTtgcaaaatgttttgtttgtggGGAAATGGGGCACCTGTCCAGGTCTTGCCCTGATAATCCCAAAGGAGTCTATGCTGATG GTGGCTGCTGCAGACTTTGTGGCTCTGTGGGACATTTTAAGAAGGATTGTCCTCAAAGTCAGAATTCAG ATCGAATGGTTACAGTTGGTCGCTGGGCAAAGGGGATGAGTGCAGActatgaagaaattttggatgtGCCTAAACCACAGAAACCCAAAACGAAGATACCTAAAGTTGTTAATTTTTGA